One Osmerus mordax isolate fOsmMor3 chromosome 26, fOsmMor3.pri, whole genome shotgun sequence DNA segment encodes these proteins:
- the palld gene encoding palladin isoform X2, with amino-acid sequence MQDGSWNQPLPLSVLLKDPEGGGGLEGDGGVFSEASSEGDLFLDSAASAELDSGDFSQLSAFLSAEEIHRSLDLAFEAFGETPGDPRTPTSPHELALPHNLPLIDSPSTPLVPPQHSKPLSPDQGVPVKVTSSQSVLLTRPQQASFGSPASPEKFICHKSIPPVYKQDKPRLVHAGLELNERAASATEFCSRAATFIEELSSIFKGSARLEQQVDDDSSSPDSGYLSPRAHRPAPSASGPARQGSGPANQELGPTHQGSGSAPSQPQPPPCGQPPGLGEGPTPEGGHGVGEGARGLGELSPPRFSQKLKSQEVSEGSPIKLECRVTGNPLPLVRWFCEGRELHSSPDIQVWRDGDLHTLVINEAFEDDTGRYTCVASNSLGADHTEAEVYIEGASSSDSEGEGSASKHRSEDMAQVQKKTTSVSLTIRSSSPKTSDPQPHRSTLVQPFTQRMQSPVSSLYGGDGPVAAPPVFTKVLVDSQASEGQVVVLECRVRGSAPLQVRWFRQGQEIQDSPDFRVLQKKPRSAAEPEEICTLVISEAFPEDGGVFCCTVTNPYGSLSSSAHLHVSGAEDLPTNGVTRGDVYGDNTMLEDAQAFPPPPPPTEISQLELPPKAPLSVEGYHVNEVEIWPSVSAVQPGPEGAEPSQGAGPGRKGLPVSPPPPHSPPRDHLPPPPPPESVMDVPASAPFSTPDLTPGKEGPPLPTKPKPKLNAAQLKHLQHQILLEQQEAADWLLQQQQEGQQEVPPPPQEIPPPSPPLPPPPSFQELESNAMQTSTFNYARPKQFIAAQGPAGASGGFNTQSSPSSTLSSPLSPSASHKPFSKVSLPPFQPPPFSKTNSLDSPSSPSFPPPPPPFLSPSTLSSPSGPGQDFPPPPPPPPPPILSSSFSSSTPQSPASSFLSSVLPSPTSSPASPTVNALGLPKGNGTVAMPRRPTPRTPRLASDSDIQGSKDAVIQDLERKLRFKEERMSNGQQRLTYEEKMARRLLGADNAATVLSQEGDDEPGTQGSRSPDIESVPQKEYKVSSFEQRLISEIEFRLERSPVEESDEDVEHDDQPPDQGGAPCFLHKLKHYKLFEGMPVTFSCKVTGDPKPKVYWFKDGKQISKMSEHYRISREADGTCSLHTASASLDDDGNYTIMAGNPQGRVSCTGRMMVQAVNQRGRSQRSTPGHIRRPRSRSRDSGDENENIQERHFRPHFLQAPGDLIVQEGKLCRMDCKVSGLPTPDLIWQLNGQTIRPDSAHKMLVRENGVHSLVIESVTSRDAGIYTCIASNRAGQNSFNLELIVAAKEMHKAPTFIEKLQNTGVAEGYPVRMECRVSGTPYPQIFWKRENESFTHSTDRVSMHQDNCGYLCMIIQPAMKEDAGWYTVSAKNEAGIVSSTARLDVHAQWQQPNLPKPKRVRPSTSRYAALTERGLDVKAAFFPDSTPFFPDPSPLQPGGLVESDDL; translated from the exons ATGCAAGACGGGAGCTGGAACCAGCCACTCCCCTTATCTGTGCTGCTGAAGGATCCGGAAGGAGgcgggggactggagggggatgggggcgtGTTCTCGGAGGCGTCTTCTGAGGGGGATCTCTTCCTGGACTCGGCGGCATCGGCGGAGCTGGATTCAGGAGATTTCTCCCAGCTCTCTGCGTTCCTCAGTGCGGAGGAGATTCACCGCAGTCTGGATCTGGCCTTCGAGGCCTTCGGGGAGACTCCAGGAGACCCCCGAacgcccacctccccccacgAGCTGGCCCTCCCCCACAACCTCCCCCTTATAGACAGCCCCAGCACTCCCCTTGTCCCACCCCAGCACAgtaaacccctctccccagaCCAGGGAGTCCCAGTAAAGGTCACCTCCAGCCAGAGCGTCCTCCTAACCAGGCCCCAGCAGGCCTCATTCGGATCCCCAGCCTCGCCTGAAAAGTTTATCTGTCACAAGAGCATCCCCCCGGTGTACAAGCAGGACAAGCCGAGGCTGGTGCACGCGGGCCTGGAGCTGAACGAGCGTGCGGCATCCGCCACGGAGTTCTGCAGCCGGGCCGCCACCTTCATCGAGGAGCTGTCCTCCATCTTTAAGGGCTCCGCGCGGCTGGAGCAGCAGGTGGACGatgactcctcctcccccgacaGCGGATACCTGTCCCCCCGTGCCCACCGCCCCGCCCCCTCAGCCTCTGGCCCTGCCCGCCAGGGATCAGGACCCGCTAACCAGGAATTAGGCCCCACCCACCAAGGCTCCGGGTCTGCTCCCtcgcagccccagcctcctccatgTGGTCAGCCtccggggctgggggaggggccaaCACCGGAGGGGGGtcatggggtgggggagggagctagggggctgggggagctCTCCCCCCCTCGCTTTTCCCAGAAGCTGAAGAGCCAGGAGGTGTCCGAGGGGAGCCCCATCAAGCTGGAGTGCAGGGTGACAGGAAACCCCCTGCCATTGGTCAG gtggttcTGCGAGGGCCGGGAACTCCACAGCAGCCCAGACATCCAGGTGTGGCGCGACGGCGACCTGCACACGCTGGTGATCAACGAGGCGTTCGAGGACGACACGGGCCGCTACACCTGCGTGGCGTCCAACAGCCTGGGTGCCGACCACACCGAGGCCGAGGTCTACATAGAAG GAGCTTCGTCTTCAGACTCAGAAGGAGAGGGCTCGGCGTCCAAGCACCGgtcagaagacatggctca GGTTCAGAAAAAGACCACCTCTGTCTCCTTGACGATCCGTTCCTCCTCCCCCAAGACATCTGACCCCCAACCTCACCGTTCCACCCTTGTCCAGCCCTTCACTCAGcgg ATGCAGAGTccagtctcctctctctatgGGGGCGACGGCCCTGTCGCGGCCCCCCCTGTCTTCACTAAG gtGTTGGTGGACTCCCAGGCCTCGGAGGGCCAGGTGGTGGTTCTGGAGTGCCGTGTCCGAGGCAGCGCGCCCCTGCAGGTGCGCTGGTTCCGCCAGGGCCAGGAGATCCAGGACTCCCCAGACTTCCGCGTCCTTCAGAAGA AGCCCCGCTCCGCTGCAGAGCCAG AGGAGATCTGCACGTTGGTGATCTCGGAGGCGTTCCCAGAGGATGGGGGCGTGTTCTGCTGCACCGTCACCAATCCCTATGGCTCCCTCAGTAGCTCCGCCCACCTCCACGTCTCTGGAG CGGAAGACTTGCCCACTAACGGCGTAACCAGGGGTGACGTATACGGGGACAACACTATGTTGGAAGACGCCCAGGccttccccccgccccccccgcccaccgaGATCAGCCAATTGGAGCTGCCGCCCAAGGCCCCGCTGAGCGTGGAGGGTTACCATGTCAACGAGGTGGAGATCTGGCCAAGCGTGTCAGCGGTCCAGCCAGGCCCTGAGGGGGCGGAGCCAagccagggggcggggccaggtcGCAAAGGACTGCCCGtcagccccccacctccccacagcccACCCAGagaccacctccccccccctcctccacctgagtCTGTTATGGATGTTCCAGCTTCTGCCCCATTCTCGACCCCAGATTTGACCCCAGGGAAGGAAGGGCCTCCACTGCCCACCAAGCCTAAACCTAAGCT GAACGCCGCCCAGCTGAAGCACCTCCAGCACCAGATCCTTCTAGAACAGCAGGAAGCAGCCGATTggctcctgcagcagcagcaggaaggacagcaggaagtccctccccctccgcaGGAAAtcccacctccatctcctcctctcccccctcctccctccttccaggaGCTGGAAAGCAACGCCATGCAGACCAGCACCTTCAACTACGCCCGCCCCAAGCAGTTCATCGCTGCCCAGGGCCCAGCGGGGGCCTCTGGGGGGTTCAACACCcagtcctctccttcctccaccctctcctcccccctctccccctctgcctcacaCAAGCCCTTTAGTaaggtctccctcccccccttccagcCTCCCCCCTTCAGTAAGACCAACAGCCTggattccccctcctctccctccttcccccctcctcctccccccttcctcagccCCAGCACCTTGTCCTCCCCCTCTGGCCCCGGCCAAGActtccctcccccgcctcccccccctcccccgcccatcctctcctcctcattctcctcctccaccccccagtccccagcctccagcttcctctcctccgtcctgccatcccccacctcctcccccgcctcccctacCGTCAACGCTCTGGGGCTGCCCAAAGGCAATGGGACTGT GGCAATGCCCCGCCGGCCCACCCCCCGGACCCCTCGCCTGGCATCAGACTCAGACATCCAGGGCTCCAAGGACGCCGTCATCCAGGACCTGGAGAGGAAGCTGCGCTTCAAGGAGGAGCGCATGAGCAACggacaacag AGGCTAACGTACGAGGAGAAGATGGCTCGCAGGCTGCTGGGAGCGGACAACGCTGCCACTGTCCTGAGCCAGGAGGGAGACGATGAGCCtggcacacag GGCAGCCGATCTCCTGATATAGAATCTGTCCCACAAAAG gaGTATAAGGTGTCCAGCTTCGAGCAGCGTCTGATCAGCGAGATAGAGTTCCGCCTGGAGCGTTCTCCAGTGGAGGAGTCTGACGAGGACGTGGAGCATGACGACCAGCCTCCAGACCAGGGGGGGGCGCCCTGCTTCCTGCACAAGCTCAAACACTACAAGCTGTTCGAGGGCATGCCCGTCACCTTCTCCTGCAAGGTCACAGGAGACCCCAAGcccaag gtgtactGGTTCAAGGACGGGAAGCAGATTTCTAAGATGAGCGAGCACTACCGTATTAGCCGTGAGGCGGACGGGACGTGCTCCCTGCACACCGCCAGCGCCTCGCTGGACGACGACGGCAACTACACCATCATGGCTGGAAACCCCCAG GGGAGGGTCAGCTGTACTGGCAGGATGATGGTGCAGGCAGTGAACcagagggggcggagccagcGGTCCACACCTGGTCACATTCGCAG acccaGGTCCAGGTCCCGGGACAGTGGAGATGAGAATGAGAACATCCAGGAACGCCACTTCCGCCCTCACTTCCTGCAGGCTCCCGGCGACCTCATCGTTCAGGAGGGGAAACTGTGCCGCATGGACTGCAAG GTGAGTGGCCTGCCCACCCCAGACCTCATCTGGCAGCTGAACGGCCAGACAATCCGCCCCGACTCCGCCCACAAGATGCTGGTGAGGGAAAACGGCGTCCACTCACTGGTCATCGAGTCGGTGACCAGTCGCGACGCTGGGATCTACACCTGCATCGCTAGTAACCGCGCAGGACAGAACTCCTTCAACCTGGAACTCATTGTTGCAG CCAAGGAAATGCACAAGGCCCCCACGTTCATTGAGAAGCTGCAGAACACGGGCGTGGCTGAGGGCTACCCCGTACGCATGGAGTGCCGCGTGTCAGGGACGCCCTATCCCCAGATcttctggaagagagagaacgagtcgTTCACCCACAGCACGGACAGGGTCAG CATGCACCAGGACAACTGTGGCTACCTGTGCATGATCATCCAGCCGGCCATGAAGGAAGATGCAGGCTGGTACACTGTGTCTGCCAAGAACGAAGCTGGGATCGTCTCCAGCACTGCACGTCTCGACGTCCATG cccagtgGCAGCAGCCAAACCTACCAAAGCCTAAGAGGGTGCGTCCGTCCACCAGTCGCTACGCCGCGCTGACCGAGAGAGGCCTGGACGTGAAGGCTGCCTTCTTCCCTGACTCCACCCCCTTCTTCcccgacccctcccccctgcagccaggagggctggtggagagCGACGACCTGTAG
- the palld gene encoding palladin isoform X1: MQDGSWNQPLPLSVLLKDPEGGGGLEGDGGVFSEASSEGDLFLDSAASAELDSGDFSQLSAFLSAEEIHRSLDLAFEAFGETPGDPRTPTSPHELALPHNLPLIDSPSTPLVPPQHSKPLSPDQGVPVKVTSSQSVLLTRPQQASFGSPASPEKFICHKSIPPVYKQDKPRLVHAGLELNERAASATEFCSRAATFIEELSSIFKGSARLEQQVDDDSSSPDSGYLSPRAHRPAPSASGPARQGSGPANQELGPTHQGSGSAPSQPQPPPCGQPPGLGEGPTPEGGHGVGEGARGLGELSPPRFSQKLKSQEVSEGSPIKLECRVTGNPLPLVRWFCEGRELHSSPDIQVWRDGDLHTLVINEAFEDDTGRYTCVASNSLGADHTEAEVYIEGASSSDSEGEGSASKHRSEDMAQVQKKTTSVSLTIRSSSPKTSDPQPHRSTLVQPFTQRMQSPVSSLYGGDGPVAAPPVFTKVLVDSQASEGQVVVLECRVRGSAPLQVRWFRQGQEIQDSPDFRVLQKKPRSAAEPEEICTLVISEAFPEDGGVFCCTVTNPYGSLSSSAHLHVSGAEDLPTNGVTRGDVYGDNTMLEDAQAFPPPPPPTEISQLELPPKAPLSVEGYHVNEVEIWPSVSAVQPGPEGAEPSQGAGPGRKGLPVSPPPPHSPPRDHLPPPPPPESVMDVPASAPFSTPDLTPGKEGPPLPTKPKPKLEESRAEELQHGRNAAQLKHLQHQILLEQQEAADWLLQQQQEGQQEVPPPPQEIPPPSPPLPPPPSFQELESNAMQTSTFNYARPKQFIAAQGPAGASGGFNTQSSPSSTLSSPLSPSASHKPFSKVSLPPFQPPPFSKTNSLDSPSSPSFPPPPPPFLSPSTLSSPSGPGQDFPPPPPPPPPPILSSSFSSSTPQSPASSFLSSVLPSPTSSPASPTVNALGLPKGNGTVAMPRRPTPRTPRLASDSDIQGSKDAVIQDLERKLRFKEERMSNGQQRLTYEEKMARRLLGADNAATVLSQEGDDEPGTQGSRSPDIESVPQKEYKVSSFEQRLISEIEFRLERSPVEESDEDVEHDDQPPDQGGAPCFLHKLKHYKLFEGMPVTFSCKVTGDPKPKVYWFKDGKQISKMSEHYRISREADGTCSLHTASASLDDDGNYTIMAGNPQGRVSCTGRMMVQAVNQRGRSQRSTPGHIRRPRSRSRDSGDENENIQERHFRPHFLQAPGDLIVQEGKLCRMDCKVSGLPTPDLIWQLNGQTIRPDSAHKMLVRENGVHSLVIESVTSRDAGIYTCIASNRAGQNSFNLELIVAAKEMHKAPTFIEKLQNTGVAEGYPVRMECRVSGTPYPQIFWKRENESFTHSTDRVSMHQDNCGYLCMIIQPAMKEDAGWYTVSAKNEAGIVSSTARLDVHAQWQQPNLPKPKRVRPSTSRYAALTERGLDVKAAFFPDSTPFFPDPSPLQPGGLVESDDL, encoded by the exons ATGCAAGACGGGAGCTGGAACCAGCCACTCCCCTTATCTGTGCTGCTGAAGGATCCGGAAGGAGgcgggggactggagggggatgggggcgtGTTCTCGGAGGCGTCTTCTGAGGGGGATCTCTTCCTGGACTCGGCGGCATCGGCGGAGCTGGATTCAGGAGATTTCTCCCAGCTCTCTGCGTTCCTCAGTGCGGAGGAGATTCACCGCAGTCTGGATCTGGCCTTCGAGGCCTTCGGGGAGACTCCAGGAGACCCCCGAacgcccacctccccccacgAGCTGGCCCTCCCCCACAACCTCCCCCTTATAGACAGCCCCAGCACTCCCCTTGTCCCACCCCAGCACAgtaaacccctctccccagaCCAGGGAGTCCCAGTAAAGGTCACCTCCAGCCAGAGCGTCCTCCTAACCAGGCCCCAGCAGGCCTCATTCGGATCCCCAGCCTCGCCTGAAAAGTTTATCTGTCACAAGAGCATCCCCCCGGTGTACAAGCAGGACAAGCCGAGGCTGGTGCACGCGGGCCTGGAGCTGAACGAGCGTGCGGCATCCGCCACGGAGTTCTGCAGCCGGGCCGCCACCTTCATCGAGGAGCTGTCCTCCATCTTTAAGGGCTCCGCGCGGCTGGAGCAGCAGGTGGACGatgactcctcctcccccgacaGCGGATACCTGTCCCCCCGTGCCCACCGCCCCGCCCCCTCAGCCTCTGGCCCTGCCCGCCAGGGATCAGGACCCGCTAACCAGGAATTAGGCCCCACCCACCAAGGCTCCGGGTCTGCTCCCtcgcagccccagcctcctccatgTGGTCAGCCtccggggctgggggaggggccaaCACCGGAGGGGGGtcatggggtgggggagggagctagggggctgggggagctCTCCCCCCCTCGCTTTTCCCAGAAGCTGAAGAGCCAGGAGGTGTCCGAGGGGAGCCCCATCAAGCTGGAGTGCAGGGTGACAGGAAACCCCCTGCCATTGGTCAG gtggttcTGCGAGGGCCGGGAACTCCACAGCAGCCCAGACATCCAGGTGTGGCGCGACGGCGACCTGCACACGCTGGTGATCAACGAGGCGTTCGAGGACGACACGGGCCGCTACACCTGCGTGGCGTCCAACAGCCTGGGTGCCGACCACACCGAGGCCGAGGTCTACATAGAAG GAGCTTCGTCTTCAGACTCAGAAGGAGAGGGCTCGGCGTCCAAGCACCGgtcagaagacatggctca GGTTCAGAAAAAGACCACCTCTGTCTCCTTGACGATCCGTTCCTCCTCCCCCAAGACATCTGACCCCCAACCTCACCGTTCCACCCTTGTCCAGCCCTTCACTCAGcgg ATGCAGAGTccagtctcctctctctatgGGGGCGACGGCCCTGTCGCGGCCCCCCCTGTCTTCACTAAG gtGTTGGTGGACTCCCAGGCCTCGGAGGGCCAGGTGGTGGTTCTGGAGTGCCGTGTCCGAGGCAGCGCGCCCCTGCAGGTGCGCTGGTTCCGCCAGGGCCAGGAGATCCAGGACTCCCCAGACTTCCGCGTCCTTCAGAAGA AGCCCCGCTCCGCTGCAGAGCCAG AGGAGATCTGCACGTTGGTGATCTCGGAGGCGTTCCCAGAGGATGGGGGCGTGTTCTGCTGCACCGTCACCAATCCCTATGGCTCCCTCAGTAGCTCCGCCCACCTCCACGTCTCTGGAG CGGAAGACTTGCCCACTAACGGCGTAACCAGGGGTGACGTATACGGGGACAACACTATGTTGGAAGACGCCCAGGccttccccccgccccccccgcccaccgaGATCAGCCAATTGGAGCTGCCGCCCAAGGCCCCGCTGAGCGTGGAGGGTTACCATGTCAACGAGGTGGAGATCTGGCCAAGCGTGTCAGCGGTCCAGCCAGGCCCTGAGGGGGCGGAGCCAagccagggggcggggccaggtcGCAAAGGACTGCCCGtcagccccccacctccccacagcccACCCAGagaccacctccccccccctcctccacctgagtCTGTTATGGATGTTCCAGCTTCTGCCCCATTCTCGACCCCAGATTTGACCCCAGGGAAGGAAGGGCCTCCACTGCCCACCAAGCCTAAACCTAAGCT agaggagagtagagcggAGGAACTACAACATGGCAG GAACGCCGCCCAGCTGAAGCACCTCCAGCACCAGATCCTTCTAGAACAGCAGGAAGCAGCCGATTggctcctgcagcagcagcaggaaggacagcaggaagtccctccccctccgcaGGAAAtcccacctccatctcctcctctcccccctcctccctccttccaggaGCTGGAAAGCAACGCCATGCAGACCAGCACCTTCAACTACGCCCGCCCCAAGCAGTTCATCGCTGCCCAGGGCCCAGCGGGGGCCTCTGGGGGGTTCAACACCcagtcctctccttcctccaccctctcctcccccctctccccctctgcctcacaCAAGCCCTTTAGTaaggtctccctcccccccttccagcCTCCCCCCTTCAGTAAGACCAACAGCCTggattccccctcctctccctccttcccccctcctcctccccccttcctcagccCCAGCACCTTGTCCTCCCCCTCTGGCCCCGGCCAAGActtccctcccccgcctcccccccctcccccgcccatcctctcctcctcattctcctcctccaccccccagtccccagcctccagcttcctctcctccgtcctgccatcccccacctcctcccccgcctcccctacCGTCAACGCTCTGGGGCTGCCCAAAGGCAATGGGACTGT GGCAATGCCCCGCCGGCCCACCCCCCGGACCCCTCGCCTGGCATCAGACTCAGACATCCAGGGCTCCAAGGACGCCGTCATCCAGGACCTGGAGAGGAAGCTGCGCTTCAAGGAGGAGCGCATGAGCAACggacaacag AGGCTAACGTACGAGGAGAAGATGGCTCGCAGGCTGCTGGGAGCGGACAACGCTGCCACTGTCCTGAGCCAGGAGGGAGACGATGAGCCtggcacacag GGCAGCCGATCTCCTGATATAGAATCTGTCCCACAAAAG gaGTATAAGGTGTCCAGCTTCGAGCAGCGTCTGATCAGCGAGATAGAGTTCCGCCTGGAGCGTTCTCCAGTGGAGGAGTCTGACGAGGACGTGGAGCATGACGACCAGCCTCCAGACCAGGGGGGGGCGCCCTGCTTCCTGCACAAGCTCAAACACTACAAGCTGTTCGAGGGCATGCCCGTCACCTTCTCCTGCAAGGTCACAGGAGACCCCAAGcccaag gtgtactGGTTCAAGGACGGGAAGCAGATTTCTAAGATGAGCGAGCACTACCGTATTAGCCGTGAGGCGGACGGGACGTGCTCCCTGCACACCGCCAGCGCCTCGCTGGACGACGACGGCAACTACACCATCATGGCTGGAAACCCCCAG GGGAGGGTCAGCTGTACTGGCAGGATGATGGTGCAGGCAGTGAACcagagggggcggagccagcGGTCCACACCTGGTCACATTCGCAG acccaGGTCCAGGTCCCGGGACAGTGGAGATGAGAATGAGAACATCCAGGAACGCCACTTCCGCCCTCACTTCCTGCAGGCTCCCGGCGACCTCATCGTTCAGGAGGGGAAACTGTGCCGCATGGACTGCAAG GTGAGTGGCCTGCCCACCCCAGACCTCATCTGGCAGCTGAACGGCCAGACAATCCGCCCCGACTCCGCCCACAAGATGCTGGTGAGGGAAAACGGCGTCCACTCACTGGTCATCGAGTCGGTGACCAGTCGCGACGCTGGGATCTACACCTGCATCGCTAGTAACCGCGCAGGACAGAACTCCTTCAACCTGGAACTCATTGTTGCAG CCAAGGAAATGCACAAGGCCCCCACGTTCATTGAGAAGCTGCAGAACACGGGCGTGGCTGAGGGCTACCCCGTACGCATGGAGTGCCGCGTGTCAGGGACGCCCTATCCCCAGATcttctggaagagagagaacgagtcgTTCACCCACAGCACGGACAGGGTCAG CATGCACCAGGACAACTGTGGCTACCTGTGCATGATCATCCAGCCGGCCATGAAGGAAGATGCAGGCTGGTACACTGTGTCTGCCAAGAACGAAGCTGGGATCGTCTCCAGCACTGCACGTCTCGACGTCCATG cccagtgGCAGCAGCCAAACCTACCAAAGCCTAAGAGGGTGCGTCCGTCCACCAGTCGCTACGCCGCGCTGACCGAGAGAGGCCTGGACGTGAAGGCTGCCTTCTTCCCTGACTCCACCCCCTTCTTCcccgacccctcccccctgcagccaggagggctggtggagagCGACGACCTGTAG